The proteins below come from a single Holdemania massiliensis genomic window:
- the dnaK gene encoding molecular chaperone DnaK, whose product MGKIIGIDLGTTNSCVAVMEGNEAKVITNPEGNRTTPSVVAFKNNERIVGDAAKRQVVTNKDSVISIKRKMGTNEKVQLNGKEYTPQEISAMILGYMKDYAESYLGEKVDKAVITVPAYFNDAQRQATKDAGKIAGLEVERIINEPTAAALAFGIDKTDKEQKVLVFDLGGGTFDVSILDLADGTFEVLATAGDNHLGGDDFDNVVVDWMADQFRKENGIDLKQDRMALQRMKEAAEKAKKDLSGMVQTQISLPFISAGAAGPLHFEATLTRAQFDSMTKSLVDRTVIPVRQALKDAGLTKNDIDQVLLVGGSTRIPAVQEAVRQELGKEPNRSVNPDEVVALGAAIQGGVISGDVKDVLLLDVTPLSLGIETLGGVMTVLIPRNTTIPTSKSQVFSTAADNQPAVDIHVLQGERPMANDNKTLGNFQLGGIAPARRGVPQIEVTFDIDVNGIVHVSAKDKGTGKSQSITISNSSGLSDEEIDRMVREAEDHKAEDDKRKEEIELKNRAEAFINQIDETLNTENANVTDQQKEEVKKLRDELRTAIDNNDMDTLRTKMDQLEKAANDMAQAMYQQQAGAQGADAGTDAQDDNVVDADFKEKK is encoded by the coding sequence ATGGGAAAAATTATCGGTATTGACTTAGGTACAACCAACAGCTGTGTTGCCGTCATGGAAGGCAATGAAGCCAAAGTAATCACCAATCCGGAAGGCAACCGGACAACGCCGTCCGTTGTCGCTTTTAAGAATAACGAACGGATCGTCGGCGATGCGGCAAAACGTCAGGTTGTCACCAACAAGGATTCTGTCATTTCAATCAAGCGGAAAATGGGGACGAACGAAAAAGTTCAGCTCAACGGCAAGGAATATACACCGCAGGAAATTTCCGCAATGATCTTAGGTTATATGAAGGATTACGCTGAAAGCTATCTGGGGGAGAAGGTCGACAAGGCGGTCATCACCGTTCCGGCTTACTTCAACGATGCGCAGCGTCAGGCGACCAAAGATGCCGGCAAGATTGCTGGTCTGGAAGTCGAACGAATCATCAACGAACCGACAGCAGCTGCGCTGGCCTTCGGTATCGATAAGACCGATAAAGAACAGAAAGTTCTCGTCTTTGACTTAGGCGGCGGAACCTTCGACGTCTCCATCCTGGATCTGGCTGACGGCACATTTGAAGTTTTGGCCACAGCCGGTGACAACCACTTAGGCGGCGATGATTTTGATAACGTCGTTGTCGACTGGATGGCAGATCAGTTCAGAAAAGAAAATGGCATTGATCTGAAACAGGATCGGATGGCGCTGCAGAGAATGAAGGAAGCGGCGGAAAAAGCGAAGAAGGATCTGTCCGGGATGGTTCAGACACAGATTTCCCTGCCGTTTATCAGCGCTGGGGCAGCCGGACCGCTGCACTTTGAAGCCACATTAACTCGTGCTCAGTTTGATTCCATGACTAAGTCACTGGTCGACCGCACTGTTATTCCGGTCCGTCAGGCCTTAAAGGATGCCGGTTTAACCAAGAATGATATTGATCAGGTTCTGTTAGTCGGCGGTTCTACCCGAATCCCAGCCGTTCAGGAAGCTGTTCGTCAGGAATTAGGCAAGGAGCCGAACCGTTCTGTCAACCCGGATGAAGTTGTAGCCTTAGGCGCAGCGATCCAGGGCGGCGTCATCAGCGGTGATGTCAAGGATGTTCTGCTGCTGGACGTTACACCATTAAGCTTAGGTATTGAAACGCTGGGCGGCGTCATGACCGTGCTGATCCCAAGAAATACAACGATCCCGACATCCAAGAGCCAGGTCTTCTCGACGGCAGCGGACAATCAGCCGGCTGTAGATATCCATGTTCTGCAGGGCGAACGTCCAATGGCCAATGATAACAAGACCTTAGGCAACTTCCAGTTAGGCGGAATCGCTCCGGCCCGCCGCGGTGTTCCGCAGATCGAAGTCACTTTCGACATCGACGTTAACGGTATCGTCCATGTTTCCGCAAAAGATAAGGGAACAGGCAAATCCCAGTCGATTACCATCTCCAACTCTTCAGGATTGAGCGATGAAGAAATCGATCGGATGGTTCGTGAGGCTGAAGATCACAAGGCTGAAGACGATAAGCGCAAAGAGGAAATCGAATTGAAGAACCGTGCGGAAGCCTTCATCAATCAGATTGACGAAACGTTGAATACGGAAAATGCGAATGTTACGGATCAGCAGAAGGAAGAAGTCAAGAAACTGCGTGATGAACTGCGCACAGCGATCGATAACAATGATATGGATACACTGAGAACCAAGATGGATCAGCTTGAAAAGGCAGCCAACGATATGGCTCAGGCGATGTATCAGCAGCAGGCGGGTGCCCAGGGCGCTGATGCGGGCACAGACGCTCAGGATGACAATGTCGTCGATGCCGACTTCAAGGAAAAGAAATAA
- the grpE gene encoding nucleotide exchange factor GrpE: protein MSNQEEMKKETMKEDVKPNPTPEGEAAEQPQTAEEMSKEVAEEAVEVASDASQEEKKEDKKEEKKKGFFSKKNEIEELKTRISELEGENVRLKNEYLKAYADTENTRRRLQQEAEQTRKYRIQSFALDILPVLDNLERALAIEPTPETESYRKGVEMIYQQLIHALTKEGVSEIEALGKEFDPNFHQALMMEAVEGAEPNQVVEVLQKGYLLKDRILRAAMVKVSE from the coding sequence ATGAGTAACCAGGAAGAAATGAAAAAAGAAACGATGAAGGAAGACGTGAAACCGAATCCAACACCGGAAGGTGAAGCTGCAGAACAGCCGCAGACGGCAGAAGAAATGTCGAAAGAGGTTGCGGAAGAAGCAGTGGAAGTTGCGTCTGACGCTTCGCAGGAAGAAAAAAAGGAAGACAAAAAAGAGGAGAAAAAGAAAGGCTTTTTCTCCAAGAAAAATGAAATTGAAGAACTGAAAACCCGCATCAGCGAGCTGGAAGGTGAGAATGTTCGGCTCAAAAACGAATATCTGAAGGCTTACGCCGATACGGAGAATACACGCCGCCGGCTCCAGCAGGAAGCCGAGCAGACCCGGAAATACCGGATCCAAAGCTTTGCGTTGGATATCCTGCCGGTTTTGGATAATCTGGAACGGGCGCTGGCGATTGAGCCGACCCCGGAGACGGAAAGTTACCGCAAAGGTGTTGAAATGATTTATCAGCAGCTCATTCATGCTTTGACGAAAGAAGGCGTGAGCGAGATCGAAGCGCTGGGCAAAGAGTTTGATCCGAATTTCCATCAGGCATTGATGATGGAAGCGGTGGAAGGTGCTGAACCCAACCAGGTCGTCGAGGTCCTGCAGAAGGGCTATCTGTTAAAAGATCGGATTCTGCGCGCCGCGATGGTCAAGGTCAGCGAATAA